From one Triticum aestivum cultivar Chinese Spring chromosome 4B, IWGSC CS RefSeq v2.1, whole genome shotgun sequence genomic stretch:
- the LOC123091084 gene encoding putative B3 domain-containing protein Os08g0325100 isoform X1 — protein sequence MSGEKMGCQRCKRRDELDYCNLDDREKHFLMFMVDGCGREMTIPDDFLKRFRGEIPKEIKLETRNGHIYTVGVAKYPDKLVLRAGWETFVETYDLRIDDSVVFRYNGNSQFNVIVFDQFGREKASSVVVDSAPLYPYVQERQRGAPETHGHSQPHEMQSPTENMNISQGHPQLMRVQPHTDNMSRSQGHAHHVQMQLPIDNMRRSEGHPQPIQMQPPSANVDHFVDDSQHMQMQPPSANVDHFVDHSQHMQMQPPTETLNRSNCHPQSRQMQLTCAERQSNLQRNKLNQGNKSVASSSGGSLCSEDGTNLCDTSRYTLGWNTRLDPVQKEKVDQEIQHISSDNPIFVAMMSKCNVTGTFTLSVPKEYVKRHVGDTERNICLQRLGKGWEVQFGGRPEEKRIISGWRRFVKDNDVEMGDICIFELLKKCKMCTMEVHIIHTKDIDTPSKICQQRHREVVKIMEHSHSLPQLKEMQLHNETVEDTIVHPEPVQIQLPSLERRIQLQRDKSSQGSKRDSLSSEDIDHEEGALSDCILARFTRLTTDQKKAVKEKVQFIDSETPIFVAMMQQTNVTGRYTLSISKKYINKYLGDEVQSICLERLGERCQVWFGRKPQDKRIVGGWTKFVKANEVEVGDICLFELLKHRKLCAMKVHIIRAKDFS from the exons ATGTCGGGTGAGAAGATGGGCTGCCAAAGATGCAAGCGGAGGGATGAGCTCGACTACTGCAATCTGGATGACCGGGAGAAGCATTTCCTGATGTTTATGGTGGATGGCTGTGGTCGTGAGATG ACCATCCCAGATGATTTTCTGAAACGATTCAGGGGTGAGATCCCAAAAGAGATCAAGCTAGAAACACGAAATGGTCATATTTACACTGTTGGAGTTGCCAAGTATCCAGATAAACTAGTCCTTAGAGCAGGATGGGAGACCTTCGTCGAAACCTATGATCTACGGATCGACGACTCTGTGGTATTTCGATACAATGGAAATTCGCAGTTCAATGTCATAGTGTTTGATCAATTTGGCCGTGAGAAAGCATCGTCCGTTGTTGTAGACAGTGCTCCTCTGTATCCTTATGTgcaggaaaggcaaagaggtgctccTGAAACTCATGGTCATTCTCAGCCCCATGAAATGCAATCTCCTACTGAAAATATGAATATTTCTCAAGGGCATCCTCAGCTCATGCGTGTGCAGCCGCATACTGATAACATGAGCCGTTCTCAAGGGCATGCTCATCATGTGCAAATGCAACTGCCTATTGACAATATGAGACGTTCTGAAGGGCATCCTCAGCCCATACAAATGCAACCGCCTAGTGCAAATGTGGACCATTTTGTTGATGATAGTCAGCACATGCAAATGCAGCCACCTAGTGCAAATGTGGACCATTTTGTTGATCATAGTCAGCACATGCAAATGCAGCCACCTACTGAGACTCTGAATCGTTCTAATTGCCATCCTCAGTCCCGGCAAATGCAGCTGACATGTGCTGAGAGACAGTCAAATCTTCAGAGGAATAAATTAAATCAGGGCAACAAGAGCGTGGCGAGTTCTTCAG GTGGTTCTTTGTGCTCAGAAGATGGTACTAATTTATGTGATACATCTAGATACACGCTTGGGTGGAACACCCGTCTAGATCCAGTGCAGAAGGAGAAAGTTGACCAGGAGATCCAACATATCTCATCTGACAATCCAATCTTTGTGGCCATGATGAGCAAGTGCAATGTTACAGGAACTTTCACCCTA AGTGTGCCCAAAGAATATGTCAAGCGACATGTGGGAGATACGGAGCGCAACATATGTCTTCAGCGCCTTGGCAAGGGGTGGGAAGTGCAGTTTGGTGGTAGGCCTGAAGAGAAAAGGATTATATCTGGCTGGCGGAGGTTTGTAAAGGACAATGATGTTGAGATGGGTGATATCTGCATTTTTGAATTGTTGAAGAAATGTAAGATGTGCACGATGGAAGTCCATATCATCCATACAAAGGATATTGATACGCCTTCCAAAATTTGTCAGCAAAGGCACAGAGAGGTTGTTAAAATTATGGAACATTCTCATTCTCTCCCCCAGCTTAAGGAAATGCAACTGCATAATGAAACAGTGGAAGATACTATCGTTCATCCCGAGCCTGTGCAAATACAACTACCTTCGTTGGAAAGACGGATACAACTTCAAAGGGACAAGTCTAGTCAGGGCAGCAAGA GAGATTCCTTGTCATCGGAAGATATTGATCATGAAGAAGGTGCTTTGTCTGATTGCATCCTTGCACGTTTTACGCGCCTTACTACAGATCAGAAGAAGGCAGTGAAAGAGAAGGTTCAATTTATTGATTCTGAAACTCCCATCTTTGTTGCCATGATGCAACAAACCAATGTTACTGGAAGATACACTCTA AGCATCTCTAAGAAATATATCAACAAGTATTTGGGAGATGAGGTGCAGAGCATCTGTCTTGAGCGACTTGGCGAGAGGTGTCAAGTGTGGTTTGGACGCAAGCCTCAGGATAAAAGGATTGTAGGCGGATGGACAAAGTTTGTGAAAGCCAATGAGGTGGAGGTGGGTGATATCTGCCTCTTCGAGCTGCTGAAGCATCGGAAATTGTGCGCCATGAAAGTTCATATCATCCGCGCGAAGGACTTCAGTTGA
- the LOC123091084 gene encoding putative B3 domain-containing protein Os08g0325100 isoform X2 has product MGCQRCKRRDELDYCNLDDREKHFLMFMVDGCGREMTIPDDFLKRFRGEIPKEIKLETRNGHIYTVGVAKYPDKLVLRAGWETFVETYDLRIDDSVVFRYNGNSQFNVIVFDQFGREKASSVVVDSAPLYPYVQERQRGAPETHGHSQPHEMQSPTENMNISQGHPQLMRVQPHTDNMSRSQGHAHHVQMQLPIDNMRRSEGHPQPIQMQPPSANVDHFVDDSQHMQMQPPSANVDHFVDHSQHMQMQPPTETLNRSNCHPQSRQMQLTCAERQSNLQRNKLNQGNKSVASSSGGSLCSEDGTNLCDTSRYTLGWNTRLDPVQKEKVDQEIQHISSDNPIFVAMMSKCNVTGTFTLSVPKEYVKRHVGDTERNICLQRLGKGWEVQFGGRPEEKRIISGWRRFVKDNDVEMGDICIFELLKKCKMCTMEVHIIHTKDIDTPSKICQQRHREVVKIMEHSHSLPQLKEMQLHNETVEDTIVHPEPVQIQLPSLERRIQLQRDKSSQGSKRDSLSSEDIDHEEGALSDCILARFTRLTTDQKKAVKEKVQFIDSETPIFVAMMQQTNVTGRYTLSISKKYINKYLGDEVQSICLERLGERCQVWFGRKPQDKRIVGGWTKFVKANEVEVGDICLFELLKHRKLCAMKVHIIRAKDFS; this is encoded by the exons ATGGGCTGCCAAAGATGCAAGCGGAGGGATGAGCTCGACTACTGCAATCTGGATGACCGGGAGAAGCATTTCCTGATGTTTATGGTGGATGGCTGTGGTCGTGAGATG ACCATCCCAGATGATTTTCTGAAACGATTCAGGGGTGAGATCCCAAAAGAGATCAAGCTAGAAACACGAAATGGTCATATTTACACTGTTGGAGTTGCCAAGTATCCAGATAAACTAGTCCTTAGAGCAGGATGGGAGACCTTCGTCGAAACCTATGATCTACGGATCGACGACTCTGTGGTATTTCGATACAATGGAAATTCGCAGTTCAATGTCATAGTGTTTGATCAATTTGGCCGTGAGAAAGCATCGTCCGTTGTTGTAGACAGTGCTCCTCTGTATCCTTATGTgcaggaaaggcaaagaggtgctccTGAAACTCATGGTCATTCTCAGCCCCATGAAATGCAATCTCCTACTGAAAATATGAATATTTCTCAAGGGCATCCTCAGCTCATGCGTGTGCAGCCGCATACTGATAACATGAGCCGTTCTCAAGGGCATGCTCATCATGTGCAAATGCAACTGCCTATTGACAATATGAGACGTTCTGAAGGGCATCCTCAGCCCATACAAATGCAACCGCCTAGTGCAAATGTGGACCATTTTGTTGATGATAGTCAGCACATGCAAATGCAGCCACCTAGTGCAAATGTGGACCATTTTGTTGATCATAGTCAGCACATGCAAATGCAGCCACCTACTGAGACTCTGAATCGTTCTAATTGCCATCCTCAGTCCCGGCAAATGCAGCTGACATGTGCTGAGAGACAGTCAAATCTTCAGAGGAATAAATTAAATCAGGGCAACAAGAGCGTGGCGAGTTCTTCAG GTGGTTCTTTGTGCTCAGAAGATGGTACTAATTTATGTGATACATCTAGATACACGCTTGGGTGGAACACCCGTCTAGATCCAGTGCAGAAGGAGAAAGTTGACCAGGAGATCCAACATATCTCATCTGACAATCCAATCTTTGTGGCCATGATGAGCAAGTGCAATGTTACAGGAACTTTCACCCTA AGTGTGCCCAAAGAATATGTCAAGCGACATGTGGGAGATACGGAGCGCAACATATGTCTTCAGCGCCTTGGCAAGGGGTGGGAAGTGCAGTTTGGTGGTAGGCCTGAAGAGAAAAGGATTATATCTGGCTGGCGGAGGTTTGTAAAGGACAATGATGTTGAGATGGGTGATATCTGCATTTTTGAATTGTTGAAGAAATGTAAGATGTGCACGATGGAAGTCCATATCATCCATACAAAGGATATTGATACGCCTTCCAAAATTTGTCAGCAAAGGCACAGAGAGGTTGTTAAAATTATGGAACATTCTCATTCTCTCCCCCAGCTTAAGGAAATGCAACTGCATAATGAAACAGTGGAAGATACTATCGTTCATCCCGAGCCTGTGCAAATACAACTACCTTCGTTGGAAAGACGGATACAACTTCAAAGGGACAAGTCTAGTCAGGGCAGCAAGA GAGATTCCTTGTCATCGGAAGATATTGATCATGAAGAAGGTGCTTTGTCTGATTGCATCCTTGCACGTTTTACGCGCCTTACTACAGATCAGAAGAAGGCAGTGAAAGAGAAGGTTCAATTTATTGATTCTGAAACTCCCATCTTTGTTGCCATGATGCAACAAACCAATGTTACTGGAAGATACACTCTA AGCATCTCTAAGAAATATATCAACAAGTATTTGGGAGATGAGGTGCAGAGCATCTGTCTTGAGCGACTTGGCGAGAGGTGTCAAGTGTGGTTTGGACGCAAGCCTCAGGATAAAAGGATTGTAGGCGGATGGACAAAGTTTGTGAAAGCCAATGAGGTGGAGGTGGGTGATATCTGCCTCTTCGAGCTGCTGAAGCATCGGAAATTGTGCGCCATGAAAGTTCATATCATCCGCGCGAAGGACTTCAGTTGA